The Bifidobacterium animalis subsp. animalis ATCC 25527 genome has a segment encoding these proteins:
- a CDS encoding carbohydrate ABC transporter permease, which produces MEDVLANDIDTHHSRTPAGKPPSKRRVSAFSRRKVDHAYYWMAVPAAVIFAVFLYVPFVRGIMYSFTNSQGYGSYNWIGFQNYVALFRDERVGHAYLFTFLIAIAITVLINVIALFLSVALNGKIACKNGFRAIYFIPYTLAVLVIGYVFKYIFMQPLPELGKALGIGWLSESLLTSERYAWIPIVFLAVWQGVAYSVLIYLAGLQTVDSEVYEAAAIDGVNAWQKFWKITFPLIGPFFTINLVLTMKNALGTFDQVVALTDGGPNSKTETVTYLIWKGGLTGGEYAYQTANAVLFFIVLAIIAFIQLKFFGSKEKV; this is translated from the coding sequence ATGGAGGACGTGCTTGCGAATGACATCGACACGCATCACTCGCGCACACCCGCGGGCAAACCGCCGAGCAAGCGCAGGGTCTCCGCGTTCTCCCGCCGCAAGGTGGACCACGCCTATTACTGGATGGCCGTTCCGGCCGCCGTGATCTTCGCGGTGTTCCTGTATGTGCCCTTCGTGCGCGGCATCATGTACTCGTTCACGAATTCGCAAGGGTACGGCAGCTACAACTGGATCGGGTTCCAGAACTACGTCGCCCTGTTCCGCGACGAACGGGTCGGCCACGCTTACCTGTTCACATTCCTCATCGCCATCGCCATCACCGTGCTCATCAACGTGATCGCACTGTTCCTCTCGGTGGCGCTGAACGGCAAGATCGCCTGCAAGAACGGCTTCCGCGCGATCTACTTCATTCCGTACACGCTGGCCGTGCTCGTCATAGGCTACGTGTTCAAGTACATCTTCATGCAGCCGCTGCCCGAGCTCGGCAAGGCGCTCGGCATTGGCTGGCTGAGCGAGTCGCTGCTCACCAGCGAGCGCTATGCGTGGATTCCAATCGTGTTCCTCGCCGTGTGGCAGGGCGTCGCCTATTCGGTGCTCATCTATCTCGCCGGCCTGCAGACCGTGGACTCCGAGGTCTACGAGGCGGCCGCGATCGACGGCGTGAACGCCTGGCAGAAGTTCTGGAAGATCACGTTCCCGCTCATCGGACCGTTCTTCACGATCAATCTCGTGCTCACCATGAAGAACGCGCTCGGCACCTTCGACCAGGTCGTCGCGCTCACCGACGGCGGCCCGAACTCGAAGACCGAGACCGTCACCTACCTCATCTGGAAGGGTGGCCTCACCGGCGGAGAGTACGCATACCAGACGGCGAACGCCGTGCTCTTCTTCATCGTCCTCGCGATCATCGCGTTCATTCAGCTTAAGTTCTTCGGCAGCAAGGAAAAGGTGTGA
- a CDS encoding ABC transporter substrate-binding protein yields MKFATRTRRSAMRRMLRGIGAAVCALAVGVGAAGCGNSAGSGQVTLDFFQFKAEAADWFEEAAQEFEKENPDIRININNSANAQTDLRTRFVKDRVPDVITFNGDYSFGTFAASGVFHDFTDDPLVNDLNEGMVNIAKNLVQTSDPAKKRLYGLPFAGNASGYIYNKDLFRKVGLDPDDPPQTWDEFIAMLKKFRDAGINPVQATLADAWTTQAPLASLAGTLVPESEYAALKSGDTTFKQIWTEPIEKEIELFKYADSEKGVTYQQGTQNFAKGAAAIIPLGTYAIPQITMINKDIDLGFAQMPATNDAGKQILTAGDDVILTMGANSRHKEQSMRFIRFLMSKKQLEDYADAQSAITPLKETYFGNKALEPVRPFFESNRVADFCDHYIPSSINIGGYLQSAIMSGNVNQFIDSMQNEWNKVQARDFRK; encoded by the coding sequence ATGAAGTTCGCGACACGAACGAGACGTTCGGCCATGCGACGCATGCTCCGCGGCATCGGCGCGGCGGTGTGCGCCCTGGCGGTCGGCGTGGGCGCGGCGGGCTGCGGCAACAGTGCCGGCAGCGGGCAGGTCACGCTCGATTTCTTCCAGTTCAAGGCGGAGGCCGCGGACTGGTTCGAGGAGGCGGCACAGGAGTTCGAGAAAGAGAACCCCGACATTCGCATCAACATCAACAACTCGGCGAATGCGCAGACCGACCTGCGCACGCGTTTCGTGAAGGACCGCGTGCCCGACGTGATCACCTTCAACGGCGACTACAGCTTCGGCACCTTCGCCGCCTCGGGGGTGTTCCACGATTTCACCGATGACCCGCTCGTGAATGACCTCAACGAGGGCATGGTGAACATCGCGAAGAACCTCGTGCAGACCTCGGATCCGGCGAAGAAGAGACTGTACGGTCTGCCGTTCGCGGGCAATGCCTCCGGCTACATCTACAACAAGGATCTCTTCCGCAAGGTCGGTCTCGACCCCGACGATCCGCCGCAGACATGGGATGAATTCATTGCCATGCTCAAGAAATTCCGTGATGCGGGCATCAACCCGGTGCAGGCCACACTCGCCGATGCCTGGACCACGCAGGCGCCCCTTGCCTCGCTTGCCGGCACATTGGTTCCCGAGAGCGAATATGCCGCGCTGAAAAGCGGCGACACCACGTTCAAGCAGATCTGGACCGAACCGATCGAGAAGGAAATCGAACTGTTCAAGTATGCGGACAGCGAGAAGGGTGTCACCTACCAGCAAGGCACGCAGAACTTCGCCAAGGGCGCGGCCGCGATCATTCCGCTCGGCACCTATGCGATTCCGCAGATCACGATGATCAACAAAGACATCGACTTGGGCTTCGCCCAGATGCCCGCCACGAACGATGCGGGCAAGCAGATCCTCACCGCCGGCGATGATGTGATCCTCACAATGGGCGCGAACAGCAGGCACAAGGAACAGTCGATGCGCTTCATCAGGTTCCTGATGAGCAAGAAGCAGCTCGAGGACTACGCCGACGCACAGTCCGCGATCACGCCGCTCAAGGAGACCTATTTCGGCAACAAGGCGCTCGAGCCGGTGCGCCCGTTCTTCGAGAGCAACCGTGTGGCGGACTTCTGCGACCACTACATTCCGTCGTCCATCAACATAGGCGGCTACCTGCAGTCCGCGATCATGAGCGGCAACGTGAACCAGTTCATCGACTCCATGCAGAACGAGTGGAACAAGGTCCAGGCTCGTGACTTCCGCAAGTAG
- a CDS encoding alpha-galactosidase — protein MTQISEFNATTHAGEALHVVSMENHDADSAFALAFVADELPRVVHWGRPLTQPRTLVSAVDALRPQRVSGALDETTWPSVLPTPAEAWTGEPRFVVRRDGVELFCRFVVTDTAVGDAGVAVTASDAEQGVEITWTCEMRDSGLVRQRADVRNLGAGNLEIGKVELGFPVPADMTELLTTTGHHLRERSPQRQPLTIGRFQKASMVGRPDFDASLLLNAGRPGFGFTHGDVYSVHVAWSGNSLMSAERLPYTTGVIGGAEVLAGGEITLHDSADSYTTPWLYGSHGEGLNEVAARFHADLRATHARWRAEHGIAGKPRPVILNTWEAVYFDHDYHTLVKLADKAAASGVERFVVDDGWFGDRRGDTAGLGDWQISQEVWPDGEHSLKALADYVHAKGMEFGLWFEPEMVNPDSAMYREHPDWVLMPTAHRLPMQGRNQQVVDLTNPEAYAYVYGCMDSLVGELGIDYIKWDHNKYVTEAASPRTGRPAVHGQTLAVYRMFHDLKTSHPGLEIESCSSGGGRVDMGILELADRIWASDCVDPVERADIQRYTSLLVPPEMIGEHVGASPAHSTHRATSQEMRMAMAFFGHLGIEWNLLKEPQHDLDLLGEWVRAYKEHRVDFEHGVAVHGDAADPAVRVDGVISADGARAVYRFTQLTTSQTYPAAPVALPGLDAHATYRVRPLALNMASGEPFSEIGNGQSELGWWNANGVEMTGEALASYGLRPPSIHPANAVLFSVTRV, from the coding sequence ATGACGCAGATTTCCGAATTCAACGCGACCACGCACGCCGGCGAGGCATTGCATGTGGTCTCCATGGAGAACCACGACGCGGATTCGGCGTTCGCGCTCGCGTTCGTGGCCGACGAGTTGCCGCGTGTGGTGCATTGGGGGCGCCCCCTCACCCAGCCGCGCACGCTGGTGAGCGCGGTGGACGCCCTGCGCCCGCAACGGGTCTCCGGTGCGCTCGACGAGACCACATGGCCGAGCGTGCTGCCCACGCCGGCCGAGGCATGGACCGGCGAGCCGCGTTTCGTGGTGCGTCGCGATGGCGTGGAGCTCTTCTGCCGTTTCGTCGTCACCGACACCGCGGTGGGTGACGCCGGGGTTGCCGTCACCGCCAGCGACGCCGAACAGGGGGTCGAGATCACCTGGACCTGCGAGATGCGCGACAGCGGCCTGGTGCGTCAGCGCGCGGACGTGCGCAATCTGGGCGCGGGGAATCTGGAGATTGGCAAGGTGGAACTCGGCTTCCCGGTGCCGGCCGACATGACCGAGCTGCTCACCACCACCGGGCATCATTTGCGTGAGCGTTCACCACAGCGCCAGCCGCTGACGATCGGTCGGTTCCAGAAGGCGAGCATGGTGGGCCGCCCCGACTTCGACGCCTCGCTGCTGCTCAATGCAGGCCGCCCCGGCTTCGGCTTCACGCATGGCGACGTGTATTCGGTGCACGTGGCATGGAGCGGCAATTCGCTCATGTCGGCCGAGCGCCTGCCATACACGACCGGTGTGATCGGCGGCGCGGAAGTGCTTGCCGGCGGCGAGATCACGCTGCATGATTCCGCGGACTCCTACACCACGCCGTGGCTCTACGGTTCCCACGGCGAGGGGCTCAACGAAGTCGCCGCGCGGTTCCACGCCGATCTGCGCGCCACCCATGCGCGTTGGCGTGCCGAGCATGGCATTGCCGGCAAACCGCGGCCGGTGATTCTCAACACCTGGGAGGCCGTGTATTTCGACCATGACTACCACACGCTCGTCAAACTCGCCGACAAGGCCGCCGCCAGCGGCGTCGAGCGCTTCGTGGTCGACGACGGCTGGTTCGGTGACCGCCGTGGCGACACGGCGGGACTGGGCGATTGGCAGATCTCCCAGGAGGTGTGGCCCGACGGTGAGCACTCGCTCAAGGCGCTTGCCGACTACGTGCATGCCAAGGGCATGGAGTTCGGCCTGTGGTTCGAACCGGAGATGGTGAACCCGGATTCCGCCATGTACCGCGAGCACCCCGACTGGGTGCTCATGCCCACCGCGCACCGTCTGCCGATGCAGGGGCGTAACCAGCAGGTCGTCGATCTGACGAATCCCGAGGCGTACGCATATGTGTACGGCTGCATGGACTCGCTCGTCGGCGAACTCGGCATCGACTACATCAAATGGGACCACAACAAGTATGTGACCGAAGCGGCCTCCCCGCGCACGGGCCGCCCTGCCGTCCATGGGCAGACGCTCGCCGTCTACCGCATGTTCCACGACCTGAAGACCTCCCACCCCGGTCTGGAGATTGAAAGCTGCTCGTCGGGCGGTGGCCGCGTCGACATGGGCATTCTCGAGCTTGCAGACCGCATCTGGGCTTCCGACTGCGTGGATCCGGTGGAGCGTGCCGACATCCAGCGCTACACCTCGCTGCTCGTGCCTCCGGAGATGATCGGCGAGCATGTCGGCGCCAGCCCCGCACACTCCACGCACCGCGCGACGAGCCAGGAGATGCGCATGGCGATGGCGTTCTTCGGGCACCTGGGCATCGAATGGAATCTGCTCAAGGAGCCGCAGCACGACCTCGACCTGCTGGGCGAATGGGTGCGCGCCTACAAGGAGCACCGCGTCGACTTCGAACATGGCGTCGCCGTGCATGGCGACGCCGCCGACCCGGCCGTGCGCGTGGACGGTGTGATCAGCGCGGACGGTGCGCGTGCCGTCTACCGCTTCACCCAGCTCACCACGTCGCAGACCTACCCGGCCGCACCCGTTGCGCTTCCCGGACTCGACGCGCACGCCACCTACCGGGTGCGTCCGCTCGCACTGAATATGGCGAGTGGCGAGCCATTCAGCGAGATCGGCAACGGGCAGAGTGAACTCGGCTGGTGGAATGCGAACGGCGTCGAGATGACGGGCGAGGCGCTCGCAAGCTACGGTCTGCGACCGCCGAGCATTCACCCCGCTAACGCGGTGCTGTTCAGCGTGACGCGCGTGTAG
- a CDS encoding ROK family protein: METNSDSLDFPRWFSRSDATHNVARGIMQYGPIARTPLAQIFNLSQGALSRITSDLIYDGVIEEMPAGSTQAGRLPQGFDLRESGERRGRPQTALRIREDSHAFVGVNIHDGAITVSEVNAVCHPIGSDITETVSNTAPQAVVEQITRMVRELAASSPDAPSPTALGLSLGGHVEDDRYVTFAPFLYWDSTVDLGGMLQRATGIPTKVFNDLDSVLLHECWFGDAIGVPRFAVITMGAGVGYSISDHGDPIDNPDKSYGLAGHVLIDPEGPRCSSGHIGCSQCLTSDSIAEEYSGIMGHVTTFEEFSHDLRANRPQARRLAERTCYRLGVLVATVSNLAMPSRVLVSGESSFIAKKNREFIRKGIDAYRHSQAAPVEFSIPQFSWRLWSDSAAARTIATYIR; the protein is encoded by the coding sequence ATGGAAACTAATTCGGATTCGCTTGATTTTCCACGCTGGTTCAGTCGTTCGGATGCCACGCACAATGTGGCGCGCGGCATCATGCAATACGGCCCGATCGCGCGGACGCCGCTCGCACAGATCTTCAATCTGTCGCAAGGCGCACTCTCGCGCATCACCAGCGATCTCATTTACGACGGCGTGATCGAGGAGATGCCGGCTGGCAGCACGCAGGCGGGCAGATTGCCGCAGGGATTCGACCTGCGCGAGTCAGGTGAGCGTCGCGGCCGCCCACAGACCGCGCTGCGCATTCGCGAGGATTCGCATGCCTTCGTCGGCGTCAACATTCACGACGGCGCCATCACGGTGTCCGAGGTGAACGCGGTGTGCCACCCCATCGGCAGTGACATCACCGAAACCGTGTCGAACACCGCCCCACAGGCCGTGGTCGAGCAGATCACCCGCATGGTGCGTGAACTCGCCGCCTCCTCCCCTGACGCCCCCTCGCCCACCGCGCTTGGTCTTTCGCTCGGCGGCCACGTCGAAGACGACCGTTACGTCACCTTCGCGCCGTTCCTGTACTGGGATTCCACCGTCGATCTGGGCGGCATGCTGCAGCGGGCCACCGGCATTCCCACCAAGGTGTTCAACGACCTCGACTCGGTGCTGCTGCACGAATGCTGGTTCGGCGACGCCATTGGTGTCCCCAGATTCGCCGTCATCACGATGGGCGCCGGCGTGGGCTATTCGATCTCCGACCACGGCGACCCGATAGACAACCCCGACAAAAGCTATGGTCTGGCCGGACATGTGCTGATCGACCCGGAGGGGCCGCGCTGCTCCTCCGGGCATATCGGCTGCTCGCAATGCCTGACGTCCGACTCGATCGCCGAGGAATACTCGGGCATCATGGGGCATGTGACCACCTTCGAGGAGTTCTCGCACGATCTGCGGGCGAACCGGCCGCAGGCGCGCAGACTCGCCGAACGCACCTGCTACCGGCTCGGCGTGCTTGTGGCGACCGTCTCGAATCTGGCGATGCCCTCACGCGTGCTCGTCAGCGGGGAAAGCTCGTTCATTGCGAAGAAGAACCGCGAATTCATTCGCAAGGGCATCGATGCCTACCGGCACAGCCAGGCCGCGCCGGTCGAATTCTCGATTCCGCAGTTCAGCTGGCGGCTGTGGTCGGATTCCGCCGCCGCCCGCACCATCGCCACCTACATTCGCTAG
- a CDS encoding nucleoside deaminase, which translates to MARFEEAMGEALAQARLARSSGDVPVGAVVLDARGEVIGRGCNLRERDADPLAHAEIVAMRDAAAVRGNWNLADCTLVVTLEPCPMCAGACLQTRIGRIVFGGWDAKLGACGSVWDIPRDPHVGHEPEVYGGVCERECTALLAEFFRDRRHA; encoded by the coding sequence ATGGCACGATTCGAAGAGGCGATGGGCGAGGCGCTCGCGCAGGCGCGACTGGCGCGCTCCTCGGGCGATGTGCCGGTGGGGGCGGTCGTGCTCGATGCGCGCGGTGAGGTGATCGGGCGCGGCTGCAATCTGCGTGAGCGCGATGCGGATCCGCTTGCCCATGCCGAGATCGTGGCGATGCGTGACGCGGCAGCGGTGCGCGGGAATTGGAATCTGGCCGATTGCACGCTCGTCGTCACGCTCGAGCCATGCCCGATGTGCGCGGGCGCATGCCTGCAGACGCGCATCGGCCGCATCGTGTTCGGCGGCTGGGATGCCAAGTTGGGGGCGTGCGGTTCGGTGTGGGACATTCCGCGCGACCCGCATGTGGGTCATGAGCCCGAGGTGTACGGAGGCGTGTGCGAGCGCGAGTGCACGGCATTGCTCGCCGAGTTCTTCCGTGACCGCCGGCATGCCTGA
- a CDS encoding carbohydrate ABC transporter permease, producing MTTATANTMSQQSAQQSATMNTAPAKAEKFRKDRRINWWLTAVVAVFSLTILVPLYFTVVTALKTPAEAGSFSLPTSWQWGNFAAASAKVDYPRAALNSAIITVLAVSLTLVTNTFVAYAIARNMDKRFFRFLYYFFIAAMFVPFPVVMLPLAKQMGSWHLDNQAGLIVLYVILGLGTNLFIATGFIRSIPVSLEEAARIDGAGTWRIFWKIIFPLMGPINATIAIMTALWAWNDFLLPLIILTDQSNQTIPLAQYVFSSQFATNYPQAFASYLMAMAPVLVVYIFAQKWVVGGVMRGAVK from the coding sequence ATGACCACCGCAACCGCAAACACCATGTCGCAGCAGTCTGCGCAACAATCTGCAACCATGAATACCGCGCCGGCCAAAGCGGAGAAGTTCCGCAAGGACCGCCGCATCAATTGGTGGCTCACCGCGGTCGTCGCCGTGTTCAGCCTCACGATTCTCGTGCCGCTGTATTTCACCGTGGTCACCGCATTGAAGACGCCGGCGGAGGCGGGCTCGTTCTCGCTGCCGACGAGCTGGCAGTGGGGCAACTTCGCGGCCGCCTCGGCCAAAGTGGACTACCCGCGCGCCGCGCTCAACTCGGCGATCATCACCGTGCTCGCCGTCTCGCTCACGCTCGTGACGAACACCTTCGTCGCCTACGCGATCGCGCGCAACATGGACAAGCGTTTCTTCCGCTTCCTCTACTACTTCTTCATCGCTGCGATGTTCGTGCCGTTCCCGGTGGTCATGCTGCCGCTCGCCAAGCAGATGGGCTCGTGGCACCTCGACAACCAGGCCGGCCTGATTGTCTTGTACGTGATTCTCGGCCTTGGCACGAACCTGTTCATCGCCACCGGATTCATTCGCTCAATCCCGGTGTCGCTCGAAGAGGCCGCGCGCATCGACGGCGCGGGCACATGGCGCATCTTCTGGAAGATCATCTTCCCGCTCATGGGGCCCATTAACGCGACGATTGCGATCATGACCGCACTGTGGGCATGGAACGACTTCCTGCTCCCGCTTATCATCCTCACCGATCAGAGCAACCAGACCATCCCGCTCGCACAGTATGTGTTCAGCTCGCAGTTCGCCACGAACTACCCGCAGGCGTTCGCGAGCTACCTGATGGCCATGGCCCCCGTGCTCGTCGTCTACATCTTCGCCCAGAAGTGGGTCGTCGGCGGTGTGATGCGCGGCGCCGTGAAGTAA
- a CDS encoding Sip1-related alpha-galactosidase, protein MITVRSVVAHTECGPFDERGEVELPPDSVSEHKIPWRTLRSATVTEISAQLPESNPILEHPTLLAGRSVSVRLQLGRLKPVGQILCLYQHKEWWMRPAWVEHFCDIPERTQLVLWKSAKAWHVMMPVFRHEMRVDIRGDGRGHNDLLLDVSTNQVDRVQLQGPLLVHRQSDRKVEDPYELIRGCAEWVMSQNGGLGRLWKQTLPESLRGFGWCTWDSLGTNVSEQAIIAKMEEFAAKHVPVSWVLIDDGWSQVENGKLTGFDADTTRFPQGLSHTIDVLKHDFGVRYVGVWQAFQGYWHGVDVDALAGKPESDDDWYEYYKQEYPYGDARVEDPKLLVSRSAFETLPNGMAIPTANPECAALFWRTWNTHLDGAGIDFVKVDSQGTLPVLTRGLESYASLGVRHDAVEYATNWIRHEDDNGDWEYAHLAVIHCMGMTPENYWQRCAEGVARTSDDFFPNIPESLTEHAIENAYCSLLMGCLCYCDWDMFWTRHPHARTHMLLRWISGGPIYCSDKLGETDSDLLAPLFDADGNLTHPDGVGVPVLDSLLADPVHGDVPLGIRNTFRGDEVLLFVGLNADAPQTAHIRATESPLTVFDPQTGGRVHLSIGEDLALTLHYGECELRVLQPLT, encoded by the coding sequence ATGATAACGGTGAGATCGGTGGTGGCGCATACCGAATGCGGGCCGTTCGATGAGCGCGGCGAAGTCGAACTGCCCCCGGACTCGGTGAGCGAACACAAAATACCGTGGCGCACACTGCGTAGCGCAACGGTGACGGAGATAAGTGCGCAGCTGCCGGAATCCAATCCGATTCTCGAGCATCCCACATTGCTGGCCGGGCGGTCGGTGTCCGTACGGCTGCAATTGGGCAGATTGAAACCAGTGGGGCAGATTCTGTGCCTTTACCAGCACAAGGAATGGTGGATGCGGCCGGCATGGGTCGAGCATTTCTGTGACATACCGGAGCGCACCCAGCTGGTGCTGTGGAAATCGGCGAAGGCGTGGCATGTGATGATGCCGGTGTTCCGTCACGAGATGCGCGTTGACATTCGCGGCGATGGGCGAGGCCACAATGACTTGCTGCTCGATGTCTCCACGAATCAGGTTGACCGTGTGCAATTGCAGGGGCCACTGCTCGTCCATCGGCAAAGCGATCGGAAAGTCGAGGATCCTTACGAGCTGATTCGGGGATGCGCGGAGTGGGTCATGTCGCAGAACGGTGGCTTGGGGAGATTGTGGAAGCAGACTCTGCCGGAATCGTTGCGCGGTTTTGGCTGGTGCACCTGGGACTCGCTCGGCACGAACGTGAGCGAGCAGGCCATTATCGCCAAAATGGAGGAGTTCGCCGCCAAACACGTGCCCGTTTCGTGGGTGCTCATAGACGACGGTTGGTCTCAAGTCGAGAACGGTAAGCTAACCGGTTTTGACGCCGACACAACGCGCTTCCCGCAGGGACTCTCGCATACCATTGACGTGCTCAAACACGACTTCGGCGTGCGGTACGTCGGCGTATGGCAGGCGTTCCAAGGGTATTGGCATGGCGTGGATGTGGACGCGCTCGCCGGCAAGCCCGAATCCGACGATGATTGGTACGAGTACTACAAGCAGGAGTATCCGTATGGGGACGCGCGCGTTGAGGATCCCAAGCTCCTCGTGAGCCGATCCGCGTTCGAAACACTACCCAATGGCATGGCAATCCCCACTGCGAATCCGGAGTGTGCAGCGCTGTTCTGGCGTACATGGAACACGCACTTGGACGGCGCCGGCATCGACTTCGTGAAGGTGGATTCGCAGGGCACACTTCCTGTGCTCACACGCGGCCTGGAATCCTATGCGTCTCTAGGCGTTCGCCATGATGCCGTGGAATACGCCACCAACTGGATACGTCACGAAGATGACAATGGTGATTGGGAATACGCGCATCTCGCCGTGATCCACTGCATGGGCATGACTCCCGAGAACTATTGGCAGCGCTGTGCTGAGGGAGTCGCCCGCACGAGCGACGACTTCTTCCCGAACATTCCCGAATCGCTCACCGAGCATGCCATCGAGAACGCGTACTGTTCGCTGCTCATGGGCTGCCTCTGCTACTGCGACTGGGATATGTTCTGGACCCGCCACCCGCACGCGCGCACGCATATGCTGTTGCGCTGGATAAGCGGTGGCCCGATCTACTGTTCCGACAAGCTTGGCGAGACCGATTCCGATCTTCTCGCCCCGCTGTTCGATGCCGACGGCAATCTCACGCATCCGGACGGCGTCGGCGTGCCGGTGCTCGACAGTCTGCTCGCAGACCCGGTGCATGGCGACGTTCCACTCGGCATTCGCAATACGTTCCGCGGCGACGAGGTACTGCTGTTCGTCGGATTGAACGCCGATGCCCCGCAGACCGCCCACATTCGCGCGACGGAATCTCCTCTCACGGTGTTCGATCCGCAGACCGGCGGACGTGTGCATCTGAGCATCGGCGAAGACCTCGCGCTCACGCTGCATTACGGCGAGTGCGAGCTGCGCGTATTGCAGCCTCTTACGTAA